The following coding sequences are from one Treponema bryantii window:
- a CDS encoding tetratricopeptide repeat protein: MEKYDSLGFGGMLDTGVALWDTLNVGTTAGFYAVPKMSSSKLRESEAKNVFFVPVGLKVGVTLYPFSRISFSAGVSGGPSLALSGSAIHYQPWYRADASFAFRINPSFSVGLSASWMDIQYDSWVRNPLLQGVSGGVSVTYRYDTKKSTGSVSATAECDDSVFPLIASIYKENSFGNIYISNDETAEIRNVHVYIRAEGYTASDIECGSISVLRKHKTEVIPLIADFSSSILQFTENGQIPAEVKIDYELLGQKRTAVSQIIIPIYNRNQTRWVDPAVLASYVSASSPEVMEFSKSLVGVARRYLRSGLNRNMQFAMYLFEGMRQAGIKYEEDSSSPYDTYHLNLETLDYIQYPYQTMLYKAGDKDEVGILLISLLQSVGIQTGFIATADDFIVLFNTEISENHIDNFFDGSDRVLVLDDGNVWLPLSMKVFGEGFINSWYKAVEEFMAVTEAEEDYSYVDISSAWTYYPPASFYSGENVALNTSEKKISEIVETDISRYITAEFGPQIAAVQNRILQEGASATLYNQLGLLYVRAGMYSSAIPVYQLSAKMGSIPAMNNLGNIASMQKNYKEAMSWYQKVLELDPENKTALSNLNRIQSELKNE; the protein is encoded by the coding sequence TTGGAAAAATATGATTCGCTTGGTTTTGGTGGTATGCTGGATACTGGTGTTGCTTTATGGGATACATTGAATGTTGGAACAACAGCAGGTTTTTACGCAGTTCCTAAAATGTCATCTTCAAAGCTTCGTGAATCAGAAGCAAAAAATGTTTTCTTTGTTCCTGTCGGCTTAAAGGTTGGTGTAACTCTTTATCCTTTTTCACGAATTTCTTTTTCTGCAGGTGTTTCTGGTGGACCGAGTCTGGCTCTTTCAGGCTCTGCGATTCATTATCAGCCGTGGTATAGGGCAGATGCATCTTTTGCATTCAGAATTAATCCGTCATTTTCTGTTGGTCTTTCTGCGTCCTGGATGGATATTCAGTATGACAGCTGGGTCAGAAATCCACTTTTACAAGGTGTATCTGGTGGAGTGTCTGTGACTTATCGATATGACACAAAAAAATCAACAGGTAGTGTAAGTGCAACTGCAGAATGTGACGACAGTGTTTTCCCTTTGATCGCTTCAATTTATAAAGAAAACAGTTTTGGTAATATTTATATTTCAAATGATGAAACTGCTGAAATCAGAAATGTACATGTATATATTCGTGCAGAGGGCTATACTGCTTCAGATATTGAGTGTGGCTCAATTTCAGTATTGCGCAAGCATAAGACAGAAGTTATCCCGCTGATTGCTGATTTTTCAAGTTCTATCTTGCAGTTTACAGAAAACGGACAGATTCCTGCTGAAGTAAAAATTGATTATGAACTTCTTGGTCAGAAAAGAACTGCTGTTTCTCAAATAATAATTCCAATTTATAACCGTAATCAGACAAGATGGGTGGACCCTGCTGTACTTGCAAGTTATGTTTCTGCTTCTTCTCCAGAAGTAATGGAGTTTTCAAAGTCTCTTGTTGGAGTTGCCCGCCGATATCTTCGTTCAGGTCTTAATCGTAATATGCAGTTTGCAATGTATCTTTTTGAAGGTATGCGTCAGGCTGGAATAAAATACGAGGAAGATTCTTCTTCACCTTATGATACTTATCATCTTAATCTTGAAACTCTTGATTATATCCAGTATCCATATCAGACAATGCTTTATAAAGCAGGTGATAAAGATGAGGTAGGAATTCTGTTGATTTCACTTCTTCAGTCAGTTGGTATTCAGACTGGTTTTATTGCAACTGCTGATGATTTTATTGTTCTTTTTAATACTGAGATTTCTGAAAATCATATAGATAACTTCTTTGATGGTTCGGATCGCGTTCTTGTTCTTGATGATGGTAATGTCTGGCTGCCTCTTTCAATGAAAGTATTCGGTGAAGGTTTTATAAACAGCTGGTACAAAGCCGTTGAAGAATTTATGGCTGTTACAGAAGCAGAAGAAGATTATTCTTATGTTGATATTTCTTCGGCATGGACTTATTATCCGCCGGCAAGTTTCTATAGTGGCGAAAATGTTGCTCTTAATACATCGGAAAAGAAAATATCAGAAATCGTAGAAACTGATATTTCTCGTTATATTACAGCAGAGTTTGGTCCTCAGATTGCAGCTGTACAAAACAGAATATTGCAGGAAGGCGCTTCGGCAACCCTTTATAATCAGCTTGGTTTGCTCTATGTTCGTGCCGGAATGTATTCCAGCGCAATTCCTGTTTATCAGCTTTCGGCAAAAATGGGATCAATCCCTGCTATGAATAATCTTGGTAACATTGCTTCTATGCAGAAAAATTATAAAGAGGCAATGTCTTGGTATCAGAAAGTACTTGAGCTTGATCCGGAGAATAAAACTGCTTTGTCTAACCTTAATCGAATCCAGAGTGAGCTGAAGAATGAATAA